A genomic region of Arachis hypogaea cultivar Tifrunner chromosome 5, arahy.Tifrunner.gnm2.J5K5, whole genome shotgun sequence contains the following coding sequences:
- the LOC140184746 gene encoding translocon at the outer membrane of chloroplasts 64-like isoform X1, producing MGPPQPANHVWVILGLGFAGIFLITAKLKKKKKSVNNNNFGAFIHNLQLLPPPPPPPPKAPLPLSPLTFALSDLFDIDGHVATFGHPEWARTHEAASQTCPVVSALVEGGATCIGTTVVDELAFGLSGENKHYGMPTNPALPARVPGGSSSGAAVAVAANLVDFALGVDTVGGVRVPAGFCGILGFRPSYGAVSHVGSIPVSKSLDTIGWFARDPNILRLVGHILMQVPYIFQRNPRQIIIADDCFQQLNVPLDRSSQLVIKSAEKLFGRQVLKHINLEDYLSSSVPTLKELSSLKTNGELKVSSLKSLANVMQFLQRHEFRLVHEEWINTVKPDLHPAVSADLYEKFEVSDVEVEHFKSIRNEMRAAVRSLLKNEGILVIPTGADPPPKLGGKEISSKDYWSHAFSLLSIASISGCCQVTIPLGIYEKCPVSVSLIARHGNDCFLLDTLQTMYSTLQEQVDIAAKSKSPRNVVTKEEAAEIAKERGNQAYKDKQWQKAIGFYSEAIKLSSDNATYYSNRAQAYLELGSYLQAESDCTKAISLDKKNVKAYFRRGRAREMLGYYTDAIDGRIFHSVQTCVRQVSACYYISLYFQHALVLEPTNKMASSAAERLRKLFQ from the exons ATGGGGCCCCCACAACCCGCGAATCACGTATGGGTCATACTTGGTCTTGGTTTTGCTGGAATCTTTCTCATTACTGCAAagctcaagaagaagaagaagagcgtCAACAACAACAATTTTGGCGCTTTCATCCATAACCTTCAGCTTCTTCCTCCGCCTCCTCCTCCACCTCCCAAAGcacctctccctctctctccactCACCTTCGCCCTCTCTGACCT ATTTGACATAGATGGACATGTTGCTACATTTGGGCATCCAGAGTGGGCTAGGACACACGAAGCTGCCTCTCAGACATGTCCTGTGGTATCTGCGCTGGTCGAAGGAGGTGCAACCTGCATTGGGACTACTGTTGTTGATGAACTAGCTTTTGG TCTTAGTGGTGAAAATAAACATTATGGAATGCCAACCAATCCTGCTTTGCCTGCTCGAGTACCAGGCGGCTCCTCCAGCGGTGCTGCTGTTGCTGTGGCTGCCAATTTGGTTGATTTTGCCCTTG GTGTTGATACCGTTGGAGGGGTAAGAGTGCCTGCTGGATTTTGTGGCATTTTAGGATTTCGACCTTCATATGGGGCAGTCTCTCATGTTGGAAGCATACCTGTTTCAAAAAGCCTGGACACCATTG GCTGGTTTGCAAGGGATCCTAATATTTTGCGACTTGTTGGGCATATACTTATGCAAGTACCATATATATTTCAACGCAATCCACGCCAAATAATTATAGCTGATGATTGTTTTCAGCAACTAAATGTCCCTCTCGACAGAAGTTCTCAGTTGGTCATCAAATCTGCTGAGAAGCTTTTTGGAA GGCAAGTATTGAAGCATATAAATCTTGAGGACTATTTAAGTTCTAGTGTTCCTACTTTGAAAGAGCTCTCCAGTCTAAAAACAAATGGTGAACTTAAAGTTTCGTCATTGAAATCACTTGCAAATGTTATGCAGTTTCTACAAAG ACATGAATTTAGACTTGTGCATGAGGAGTGGATAAACACAGTAAAGCCTGATCTTCATCCAGCTGTTTCAGCAGATTTATATGAAAAGTTTGAGGTATCTGATGTAGAGGTTGAACACTTTAAATCCATTAGAAATGAAATGCGTGCTGCTGTCAGATCTCTTTTGAAG AATGAAGGAATATTGGTTATTCCTACTGGAGCTGATCCTCCTCCAAAGTTGGGTGGCAAAGAGATCTCATCAAAGGACTATTGGAGTCATGCATTTAGTTTGCTAAGTATTGCTAGCATATCAGGATGCTGTCAG GTCACAATACCATTAGGAATTTACGAGAAGTGTCCTGTTTCGGTGTCCTTAATAGCTCGGCATGGTAATGATTGCTTTCTACTGGACACACTACAGACCATGTATTCTACACTCCAAGAGCAGGTTGATATTGCTGCCAAAAGTAAATCACCAAGAAATGTTGTCACTAAGGAAGAAGCTGCTGAAATTGCGAAAGAAAGG GGAAATCAAGCTTACAAAGACAAGCAGTGGCAGAAAGCCATTGGATTTTATTCGGAAGCCATAAAACTGAGCAGCGACAATGCAACATACTACAGTAATAGGGCCCAAGCATATCTAGAACTTGGAAG tTACCTCCAAGCTGAGTCGGATTGTACAAAAGCAATTAGCCTTGACAAAAAG AATGTCAAAGCGTATTTTCGAAGAGGTAGAGCAAGAGAGATGCTTGGCTACTATACTGATGCAATCGATGGTAGGATCTTTCACTCGGTTCAGACTTGCGTGCGACAAGTATCTGCATGCTACTATATTTCCCTGT ATTTTCAACATGCCTTGGTACTTGAACCAACCAACAAAATGGCATCCTCCGCTGCTGAAAGATTGAGGAAACTATTCCAGTAG
- the LOC140184746 gene encoding translocon at the outer membrane of chloroplasts 64-like isoform X2, giving the protein MGPPQPANHVWVILGLGFAGIFLITAKLKKKKKSVNNNNFGAFIHNLQLLPPPPPPPPKAPLPLSPLTFALSDLFDIDGHVATFGHPEWARTHEAASQTCPVVSALVEGGATCIGTTVVDELAFGLSGENKHYGMPTNPALPARVPGGSSSGAAVAVAANLVDFALGVDTVGGVRVPAGFCGILGFRPSYGAVSHVGSIPVSKSLDTIGWFARDPNILRLVGHILMQVPYIFQRNPRQIIIADDCFQQLNVPLDRSSQLVIKSAEKLFGRQVLKHINLEDYLSSSVPTLKELSSLKTNGELKVSSLKSLANVMQFLQRHEFRLVHEEWINTVKPDLHPAVSADLYEKFEVSDVEVEHFKSIRNEMRAAVRSLLKNEGILVIPTGADPPPKLGGKEISSKDYWSHAFSLLSIASISGCCQVTIPLGIYEKCPVSVSLIARHGNDCFLLDTLQTMYSTLQEQVDIAAKSKSPRNVVTKEEAAEIAKERGNQAYKDKQWQKAIGFYSEAIKLSSDNATYYSNRAQAYLELGSYLQAESDCTKAISLDKKNVKAYFRRGRAREMLGYYTDAIDDFQHALVLEPTNKMASSAAERLRKLFQ; this is encoded by the exons ATGGGGCCCCCACAACCCGCGAATCACGTATGGGTCATACTTGGTCTTGGTTTTGCTGGAATCTTTCTCATTACTGCAAagctcaagaagaagaagaagagcgtCAACAACAACAATTTTGGCGCTTTCATCCATAACCTTCAGCTTCTTCCTCCGCCTCCTCCTCCACCTCCCAAAGcacctctccctctctctccactCACCTTCGCCCTCTCTGACCT ATTTGACATAGATGGACATGTTGCTACATTTGGGCATCCAGAGTGGGCTAGGACACACGAAGCTGCCTCTCAGACATGTCCTGTGGTATCTGCGCTGGTCGAAGGAGGTGCAACCTGCATTGGGACTACTGTTGTTGATGAACTAGCTTTTGG TCTTAGTGGTGAAAATAAACATTATGGAATGCCAACCAATCCTGCTTTGCCTGCTCGAGTACCAGGCGGCTCCTCCAGCGGTGCTGCTGTTGCTGTGGCTGCCAATTTGGTTGATTTTGCCCTTG GTGTTGATACCGTTGGAGGGGTAAGAGTGCCTGCTGGATTTTGTGGCATTTTAGGATTTCGACCTTCATATGGGGCAGTCTCTCATGTTGGAAGCATACCTGTTTCAAAAAGCCTGGACACCATTG GCTGGTTTGCAAGGGATCCTAATATTTTGCGACTTGTTGGGCATATACTTATGCAAGTACCATATATATTTCAACGCAATCCACGCCAAATAATTATAGCTGATGATTGTTTTCAGCAACTAAATGTCCCTCTCGACAGAAGTTCTCAGTTGGTCATCAAATCTGCTGAGAAGCTTTTTGGAA GGCAAGTATTGAAGCATATAAATCTTGAGGACTATTTAAGTTCTAGTGTTCCTACTTTGAAAGAGCTCTCCAGTCTAAAAACAAATGGTGAACTTAAAGTTTCGTCATTGAAATCACTTGCAAATGTTATGCAGTTTCTACAAAG ACATGAATTTAGACTTGTGCATGAGGAGTGGATAAACACAGTAAAGCCTGATCTTCATCCAGCTGTTTCAGCAGATTTATATGAAAAGTTTGAGGTATCTGATGTAGAGGTTGAACACTTTAAATCCATTAGAAATGAAATGCGTGCTGCTGTCAGATCTCTTTTGAAG AATGAAGGAATATTGGTTATTCCTACTGGAGCTGATCCTCCTCCAAAGTTGGGTGGCAAAGAGATCTCATCAAAGGACTATTGGAGTCATGCATTTAGTTTGCTAAGTATTGCTAGCATATCAGGATGCTGTCAG GTCACAATACCATTAGGAATTTACGAGAAGTGTCCTGTTTCGGTGTCCTTAATAGCTCGGCATGGTAATGATTGCTTTCTACTGGACACACTACAGACCATGTATTCTACACTCCAAGAGCAGGTTGATATTGCTGCCAAAAGTAAATCACCAAGAAATGTTGTCACTAAGGAAGAAGCTGCTGAAATTGCGAAAGAAAGG GGAAATCAAGCTTACAAAGACAAGCAGTGGCAGAAAGCCATTGGATTTTATTCGGAAGCCATAAAACTGAGCAGCGACAATGCAACATACTACAGTAATAGGGCCCAAGCATATCTAGAACTTGGAAG tTACCTCCAAGCTGAGTCGGATTGTACAAAAGCAATTAGCCTTGACAAAAAG AATGTCAAAGCGTATTTTCGAAGAGGTAGAGCAAGAGAGATGCTTGGCTACTATACTGATGCAATCGATG ATTTTCAACATGCCTTGGTACTTGAACCAACCAACAAAATGGCATCCTCCGCTGCTGAAAGATTGAGGAAACTATTCCAGTAG